A window of Candidatus Pantoea floridensis contains these coding sequences:
- the rsmI gene encoding 16S rRNA (cytidine(1402)-2'-O)-methyltransferase: MKQLDRAEISASTLYIVPTPIGNLGDITQRALTVLSSVDLVAAEDTRHTGLLLQHFAINARLFALHDHNEQQKAEVLLARLQEGQSIALVSDAGTPLINDPGYHLVRRCREAGVRVVPLPGACAAITALSAAGLPSDRFCYEGFLPAKSKGRCDVLHALGEETRTLIFYESTHRLIDSLQDMVSVWGAERYVVLARELTKTWESLHGAPVGELLAWVLEDENRRKGEMVLIVEGHKADEEALPAEALRTLALLQKELPLKKAAALTAEIHGVKKNALYKYALDQQEA, from the coding sequence ATGAAACAACTCGATCGGGCAGAGATTTCTGCCAGCACGCTCTATATCGTTCCTACCCCGATCGGTAACCTGGGTGATATCACTCAACGAGCGTTGACGGTGCTCTCAAGCGTCGATCTAGTCGCAGCGGAAGATACACGTCATACCGGGCTGTTGCTACAACATTTCGCCATCAATGCGCGACTCTTCGCACTTCACGACCACAACGAACAGCAGAAAGCCGAGGTGCTGTTAGCCAGGCTGCAAGAGGGCCAGAGCATTGCGCTGGTCTCCGATGCGGGCACGCCGTTGATCAACGATCCGGGCTACCATTTGGTGCGTCGCTGCCGAGAAGCCGGCGTGCGCGTGGTGCCGTTGCCAGGCGCCTGCGCGGCGATCACAGCATTAAGCGCGGCGGGATTACCGTCCGATCGTTTCTGTTACGAAGGGTTTCTGCCGGCCAAAAGCAAAGGGCGCTGTGATGTGCTGCACGCGCTGGGTGAAGAGACGCGTACGCTGATTTTCTACGAATCCACCCATCGCCTGATTGATAGCCTGCAGGATATGGTCAGCGTGTGGGGTGCCGAACGTTACGTGGTGCTGGCGCGCGAGTTGACCAAAACCTGGGAGTCATTGCACGGTGCGCCGGTGGGCGAGCTGTTGGCGTGGGTGCTGGAAGATGAAAACCGTCGCAAGGGCGAGATGGTGCTGATTGTTGAAGGCCATAAAGCGGATGAAGAAGCGCTACCCGCTGAAGCGCTGCGTACTCTGGCGCTGCTGCAAAAAGAGCTGCCGTTAAAGAAAGCTGCTGCGCTGACGGCGGAAATTCATGGCGTTAAGAAGAACGCGCTCTATAAGTACGCGCTGGATCAGCAAGAGGCGTGA
- the mdtJ gene encoding multidrug/spermidine efflux SMR transporter subunit MdtJ: MLYWILLALAIAAEIIGTVSMKWASVNGGNAGYIFMLVMIALSYILLSFAIKRIALGVAYAMWEGVGILFITLFSVLLFEEALSAVKVVGLLTLIAGIVLIKTGTLSRKELRHGNV, translated from the coding sequence ATGTTGTATTGGATTTTATTAGCGCTGGCGATCGCCGCGGAAATTATCGGTACTGTCTCAATGAAATGGGCCAGCGTTAACGGTGGCAATGCCGGTTATATTTTTATGCTGGTGATGATTGCACTCTCATATATTCTCCTCTCTTTTGCCATTAAGCGTATTGCGCTTGGCGTGGCGTATGCCATGTGGGAAGGCGTAGGTATTCTGTTCATTACGCTGTTTAGCGTGCTGCTATTCGAGGAAGCTTTATCTGCGGTGAAAGTCGTCGGGCTTTTGACATTAATCGCTGGCATCGTCTTGATTAAAACGGGCACGCTGAGTCGTAAGGAGCTGCGCCATGGCAACGTTTAA
- a CDS encoding NAD(P)-dependent alcohol dehydrogenase: MKTYGYAALSADAPLTPFAFERRALRNNDVAIEIVYSGVCHSDLHQARNDWQEWGPTVYPLVPGHEIIGRVIDVGSDVQRYTTGQWVAVGTIVDSCQICDQCRRHEEQMCREFPTVTYNGRDRLTGDITYGGYAKHVVVREEFVLNLPEGLDPARAAPLLCAGITVYSPLRTWNVGPGSRVGVVGIGGLGHLAVRLAAGLGAEVTVITRSAGKAEEAHQLGAEHVLLSTSDEAMQQAASSFDVIIDTIPTRHDVSPYVQLLDVEGALVIVGALGNMEAFSSLPLIMGRRRITGSPSGGIAETQEMLDFCARKNIHPDCEIINMQQINDAFERMERGDVKYRFVIDMASLTAA; the protein is encoded by the coding sequence ATGAAAACCTACGGTTATGCTGCACTGAGCGCTGATGCGCCGTTAACCCCGTTCGCCTTTGAACGCCGCGCGCTGCGCAATAACGATGTGGCCATCGAAATCGTCTACTCGGGCGTCTGCCACAGCGATCTACATCAGGCAAGGAATGACTGGCAAGAGTGGGGACCGACCGTTTACCCACTGGTACCAGGACATGAAATCATTGGGCGCGTTATTGATGTCGGCAGCGACGTTCAACGCTACACAACAGGACAATGGGTGGCGGTGGGTACTATTGTCGATAGCTGCCAGATATGCGATCAGTGTCGCCGTCATGAAGAGCAGATGTGCCGCGAATTCCCGACGGTGACCTATAACGGTCGCGATCGCCTCACTGGCGACATCACTTATGGCGGCTATGCCAAACATGTGGTGGTGCGAGAGGAATTTGTCCTCAATCTGCCGGAGGGACTCGATCCTGCTCGCGCCGCGCCGTTATTGTGCGCCGGTATCACCGTATACTCGCCATTACGTACCTGGAACGTCGGGCCGGGATCGCGCGTCGGCGTAGTGGGCATTGGCGGATTGGGGCATCTGGCGGTGCGACTTGCCGCCGGCCTTGGTGCGGAGGTGACAGTAATCACCCGCAGCGCGGGCAAGGCCGAAGAAGCACATCAACTCGGTGCTGAACATGTGTTGCTTTCAACCTCGGACGAGGCAATGCAGCAGGCAGCATCCTCATTTGACGTGATCATCGATACCATTCCGACCCGCCACGATGTCTCGCCTTATGTACAGCTGCTGGATGTGGAAGGCGCATTGGTGATTGTTGGTGCGCTCGGCAATATGGAGGCATTCAGCTCGTTGCCGCTGATTATGGGGCGTCGCCGCATTACCGGTTCGCCGTCCGGTGGCATTGCCGAAACGCAGGAGATGCTGGATTTCTGTGCGCGTAAAAACATCCATCCGGATTGCGAAATCATTAATATGCAGCAGATTAATGATGCGTTTGAACGCATGGAACGCGGTGATGTGAAGTATCGCTTTGTGATTGATATGGCCTCATTAACCGCGGCCTGA
- the mdtI gene encoding multidrug/spermidine efflux SMR transporter subunit MdtI: MATFNGLHIAWLALAIGLEIVANIFLKYSNGFRRPLYGVLSLVAVLAAFSALAQAVKGIDLTVAYALWGGLGLVATVAAGWILFGQRLSRTGWLGVALLLIGMVLIKFA, translated from the coding sequence ATGGCAACGTTTAATGGGCTGCATATCGCATGGTTGGCGCTGGCGATTGGGCTGGAGATTGTCGCCAATATCTTTCTGAAATACTCCAATGGCTTCCGCCGTCCCCTTTATGGCGTGTTATCGCTGGTTGCCGTGCTGGCGGCGTTTAGCGCGCTGGCGCAGGCGGTGAAAGGCATCGACCTGACCGTCGCCTACGCGCTGTGGGGCGGGTTGGGATTAGTTGCTACGGTAGCGGCGGGTTGGATTTTATTCGGCCAGCGACTGAGCCGCACGGGTTGGCTGGGTGTGGCACTGTTATTAATCGGTATGGTGCTAATTAAGTTCGCATAA
- a CDS encoding AraC family transcriptional regulator, with protein MHLQPIDRWPNALRQQTAALRREIAARLQTYTGSRPNIVKPFPGMMMAELHEPTPPMSYIYEPSLSLIIQGEKRVSLGDTTYTYNESRFFLTAVNLPTIAEVPQASAEEPFLSLLITLDLPLALEVIADMEQHGSRVNPQNSGMSLGAADCSLLNAVLRYLANHDSSHNSSYVSDLIQREILYRILTSEAGSVFRETVLTGTSSQRVSIAINWLRENYVQPLSVEALAQRAGMGVSTLHHHFRRMTTMSPLQFQKHLRLYEARRLLIAEEIDASSAAIRVGYESVTQFHREYKRMFGATPIKDKAQLLAGTGNLAMAVR; from the coding sequence ATGCATCTTCAGCCGATTGATCGCTGGCCAAACGCCCTGCGCCAGCAAACCGCAGCGTTGCGTCGCGAGATTGCCGCTCGCTTGCAGACGTACACCGGTAGCCGGCCCAATATTGTGAAGCCTTTTCCTGGGATGATGATGGCGGAGTTGCATGAGCCCACTCCACCAATGTCCTATATTTATGAACCCAGTCTTTCGCTAATTATTCAGGGTGAAAAGCGCGTGTCACTTGGTGATACAACTTACACTTATAATGAGTCGCGCTTTTTTCTTACCGCCGTTAATTTGCCTACCATTGCCGAAGTGCCGCAGGCGAGTGCGGAAGAACCGTTTCTGTCGCTACTCATCACGCTGGATTTGCCACTGGCGCTCGAAGTGATCGCCGATATGGAGCAGCACGGCAGCCGTGTGAATCCGCAGAATAGCGGCATGTCGTTGGGCGCGGCAGATTGTTCTTTGCTGAATGCGGTGCTGCGCTATCTCGCTAATCATGATTCATCACACAACAGCAGTTATGTCAGCGATCTCATTCAGCGCGAAATTCTTTATCGCATCTTAACCAGTGAAGCGGGCAGCGTATTTCGTGAGACCGTTTTAACCGGAACCAGTAGCCAGCGCGTCTCGATTGCCATTAACTGGTTACGAGAAAATTATGTGCAACCGTTGAGCGTCGAGGCGCTGGCACAGCGGGCAGGAATGGGGGTATCGACGCTCCATCACCATTTCCGACGCATGACCACCATGAGCCCGCTGCAATTTCAGAAGCATTTACGGCTGTATGAAGCGCGCCGTTTGCTGATTGCGGAAGAGATCGATGCATCAAGCGCGGCGATTCGCGTCGGCTATGAGAGCGTGACGCAATTTCATCGTGAATATAAGCGCATGTTTGGCGCCACCCCGATTAAGGACAAAGCGCAGCTGCTGGCGGGGACAGGGAATCTGGCGATGGCGGTGCGCTAA